In the genome of Fulvivirga maritima, one region contains:
- the pheS gene encoding phenylalanine--tRNA ligase subunit alpha — MQEKVDEILAEIGSANASSQDELEQFRMRFISKKSVVGELFAGLKDVPNDQKKAYGMKLNEVKQAAQNKFKELIDQLESSGSEGSEQHGDLSLPPAGAGLGSMHPLTYVRNQIIQIFERIGFNVSDGPEIEDDFHNFTALNFPENHPAREMQDTFFIERNPDMLLRTHTSGVQVRLMANQKPPLRSIMPGRVYRNEAISARAHCVFHQVEGLYVDKNVSFVDLKQTLYHFAKEMFGKDTKVRFRPSYFPFTEPSAEIDISCQICKGDGCQLCKYTGWVEIGGSGMVDPNVLANCDIDPEEYTGFAFGMGVERITQLKFRVNDLRLYTENDVRFLQQFKTLH; from the coding sequence ATGCAGGAGAAGGTTGATGAAATATTAGCTGAGATTGGAAGCGCTAACGCCTCTAGCCAAGATGAGCTGGAGCAATTTCGTATGCGCTTTATCAGCAAAAAAAGTGTAGTAGGTGAACTGTTTGCAGGCCTTAAGGATGTTCCTAATGACCAAAAAAAGGCCTATGGAATGAAACTTAATGAGGTGAAGCAAGCAGCTCAAAATAAGTTTAAAGAGCTTATTGATCAATTAGAATCTTCTGGTTCTGAAGGATCAGAGCAGCATGGAGACCTTAGCTTACCTCCTGCTGGAGCGGGCTTAGGAAGCATGCATCCTTTAACTTATGTTAGAAATCAGATTATTCAGATCTTTGAAAGAATTGGTTTTAATGTATCTGATGGTCCTGAGATAGAGGATGATTTCCATAATTTTACTGCACTTAATTTCCCTGAAAATCACCCAGCAAGAGAAATGCAGGATACTTTCTTTATAGAGAGAAACCCTGATATGCTTTTAAGAACGCATACTTCTGGTGTGCAAGTGAGGCTTATGGCTAACCAAAAGCCTCCTTTAAGGTCTATTATGCCTGGTAGGGTGTATAGAAACGAAGCTATATCAGCCAGGGCTCATTGTGTTTTTCATCAGGTAGAAGGACTTTACGTAGATAAAAACGTAAGCTTTGTTGACCTTAAACAAACCTTATATCATTTCGCTAAGGAGATGTTCGGTAAGGATACAAAAGTACGTTTCAGACCATCTTATTTTCCTTTTACAGAGCCTAGTGCAGAAATAGATATCTCATGTCAGATCTGTAAAGGAGATGGATGCCAGTTATGTAAATATACAGGCTGGGTAGAAATTGGTGGTTCTGGGATGGTAGATCCTAACGTATTGGCCAATTGTGATATTGATCCTGAAGAATATACCGGTTTTGCATTTGGTATGGGAGTAGAGCGTATTACTCAGCTCAAGTTCAGAGTGAATGATCTACGTCTGTATACTGAAAATGATGTGCGCTTCTTACAGCAATTTAAAACACTTCATTAA
- the cysD gene encoding sulfate adenylyltransferase subunit CysD, whose translation MKAYNLTHLRELEAEAIYVIREVAAQFENPAILFSGGKDSITVAHLAKKAFYPGKVPFPLVHIDTGHNFPETIEFRDKFVAELGAELIVGSVQKSIDEGKVVEEKGYNASRNGLQTVTLLETIENNKFDACLGGARRDEEKARAKERFFSHRDEFGQWDPKNQRPEIWNIFNGRKQFGENFRVFPISNWTEMDVWQYILQEQIELPPLYFAHERDVFVRDNVIMATCDFIQMKETESAEKKVVRFRTIGDMTCTGAVESSASTLEDIIEEVAAARSTERGTRSDDKRSEAAMEDRKKQGYF comes from the coding sequence ATGAAGGCTTACAATCTAACACACCTAAGAGAGCTAGAAGCCGAAGCGATATATGTTATTCGCGAAGTGGCTGCTCAATTTGAAAATCCGGCTATCCTGTTTTCAGGCGGTAAAGACTCTATCACAGTAGCTCACCTGGCTAAAAAAGCTTTTTACCCAGGGAAAGTACCTTTTCCATTAGTGCATATTGACACAGGTCATAATTTTCCTGAAACCATTGAGTTTAGGGATAAATTTGTGGCTGAGTTAGGTGCTGAGCTAATAGTAGGTTCTGTGCAAAAGTCTATTGATGAAGGCAAAGTAGTAGAAGAAAAGGGATATAATGCCAGTAGAAATGGTTTACAAACTGTAACCCTATTGGAAACTATTGAAAATAATAAGTTCGATGCCTGCCTTGGTGGAGCCAGAAGAGATGAGGAAAAAGCCAGAGCTAAAGAAAGGTTCTTCTCTCACAGAGATGAATTTGGGCAGTGGGATCCTAAAAACCAGAGGCCTGAGATCTGGAATATTTTCAATGGAAGAAAACAGTTTGGTGAAAACTTTAGAGTATTCCCTATTAGTAACTGGACTGAGATGGATGTTTGGCAATATATTTTACAGGAGCAAATTGAGCTTCCTCCATTGTATTTCGCTCATGAGAGAGATGTGTTTGTTAGAGATAATGTAATTATGGCTACTTGCGACTTCATTCAGATGAAGGAAACAGAGTCTGCTGAAAAGAAAGTGGTAAGATTTAGAACCATAGGTGATATGACTTGTACTGGAGCAGTAGAGTCATCAGCTTCTACTTTGGAAGATATTATAGAAGAAGTAGCCGCAGCCAGGTCTACTGAGCGTGGTACACGATCAGATGATAAGAGATCAGAGGCAGCTATGGAAGATCGTAAAAAGCAAGGTTATTTTTAG
- a CDS encoding Rieske 2Fe-2S domain-containing protein has product MNRYLLLIVVFAFGLFSGCGEEGYQDEMPYSGFPDVYMNLDLPQFNSLSFDGGYYILDEGVRGIIVYRSSATEYHAYEQNCPYHPYEACATVSVHSSGLYIFCPCCQSQFSFDTGNPIGGPSQFPLREYATYLTVRSLTVTDEIL; this is encoded by the coding sequence ATGAATAGATACTTATTACTTATTGTGGTGTTTGCCTTTGGCTTGTTCTCAGGTTGTGGAGAAGAGGGGTATCAGGATGAAATGCCGTATAGTGGTTTTCCTGATGTGTATATGAACCTGGATCTGCCGCAGTTTAATTCACTATCTTTTGATGGAGGTTATTATATTCTTGATGAAGGCGTGCGAGGTATTATTGTCTACAGGTCTAGTGCTACAGAATATCATGCCTATGAGCAAAATTGTCCTTACCATCCTTATGAGGCTTGTGCTACAGTGAGTGTGCACAGCTCAGGCCTATATATATTTTGCCCTTGTTGCCAGTCTCAGTTTAGTTTTGATACAGGCAACCCCATTGGTGGGCCATCTCAATTTCCGCTAAGAGAGTACGCTACTTACCTCACCGTTCGTTCGCTCACCGTTACAGACGAAATTTTATAA
- the cysN gene encoding sulfate adenylyltransferase subunit CysN, which yields MSDNNTESKGYLDMELLRFSTAGSVDDGKSTLIGRLLYDSKSIFQDQYEAIEESSRRKGDENVNLALLTDGLRAEREQGITIDVAYRYFATPKRKFIIADTPGHIQYTRNMVTGASTANLALILVDARNGVVEQTYRHTFIASLLGIPHVVFCINKMDLVDYSQDVYNKIKSDIESFSAKLDVKDIRFIPISALKGDNVVNESENMPWHKGGTLLYMLENIHIGSDHNHIDCRFPVQYVIRPQSDKHHDYRGYAGRIAGGVFKPGDDVTVLPSGFSSKIKSIDAYDGELKEAFAPMSVTIQLEDDIDISRGDMIVRENNKPNIGQDVDIMLCWMNDKPMVPNGKYGIKHTTNDARCMVKTIQYKVNVNTLHRIEDDKEIKMNDIARVTLRTTRPLFFDRYSRNRITGSVILIDEATNETVAAGMII from the coding sequence ATGAGCGATAATAATACAGAATCCAAAGGATATTTAGATATGGAGTTACTGCGCTTCTCTACAGCAGGAAGTGTAGATGACGGTAAAAGTACCCTGATAGGTAGACTTCTATATGATTCTAAGTCTATCTTCCAAGACCAATATGAGGCTATTGAAGAATCTAGCCGCAGAAAAGGAGATGAAAATGTAAACCTGGCTTTACTTACTGATGGGCTTCGTGCAGAGAGAGAGCAAGGTATTACCATAGATGTAGCTTACAGATACTTTGCTACGCCAAAAAGAAAATTCATAATTGCAGATACTCCAGGACATATTCAGTATACCAGGAATATGGTTACAGGAGCATCTACAGCTAACCTGGCCCTGATCTTGGTAGATGCCAGAAACGGGGTGGTAGAGCAGACTTACAGACACACATTTATAGCTTCTTTGCTAGGAATTCCTCACGTAGTATTTTGTATTAACAAAATGGACTTGGTGGATTACAGTCAGGACGTTTATAACAAAATAAAATCTGACATTGAGTCTTTCTCAGCTAAGCTAGATGTTAAAGATATTAGATTTATTCCTATTAGTGCTCTTAAGGGAGATAACGTAGTGAACGAATCTGAAAATATGCCTTGGCATAAAGGCGGTACATTATTGTACATGCTTGAAAACATACACATTGGTAGCGATCATAACCATATTGATTGCCGTTTCCCTGTACAGTATGTAATTAGACCTCAGTCTGATAAACATCATGATTACAGAGGTTATGCAGGTAGAATTGCAGGTGGAGTATTTAAACCTGGGGATGACGTAACGGTATTACCTTCAGGGTTTTCTTCTAAGATCAAGAGTATTGATGCTTATGATGGGGAGTTGAAAGAAGCATTTGCACCTATGTCTGTCACTATCCAGCTGGAAGATGACATTGACATTAGCCGCGGAGACATGATCGTTAGGGAAAATAATAAACCTAATATCGGTCAGGATGTAGATATTATGCTATGCTGGATGAACGATAAGCCAATGGTACCTAACGGTAAGTATGGTATTAAACATACTACAAATGATGCCAGATGTATGGTGAAAACTATTCAATACAAAGTGAATGTTAATACTTTACACCGTATTGAAGATGATAAGGAAATTAAAATGAATGATATTGCCCGCGTAACTTTGCGTACTACAAGACCATTGTTCTTTGATAGATACAGCAGAAACCGCATTACGGGTAGTGTGATATTGATAGATGAAGCGACTAATGAAACTGTAGCCGCAGGCATGATAATTTAA
- a CDS encoding 3-hydroxyacyl-CoA dehydrogenase NAD-binding domain-containing protein — protein MLHAVDDIKTVGIVGAGTMGLGIAQVCAAAGFKTALFDINEEALKDAEKSIISNFNKGIEKGKVTESQKEEALSNLSFITEINDLRADLIIEAVLEKLEVKQKLFQQLEDINSTNTILATNTSSIPITKIASTLAHPERVVGVHFFNPAHIMKLVEVIAGSSTEPHVLDVTKAFVERLDKTPVLAKDSPGFIVNRVARHFYVESLKIIEEGVSDVEGVDRLMEASGFRMGPFRLMDLIGVDTNFSVTQSMYEAFYYNAKFRPNRIQEQKVNAGHNGRKSGKGFYNYE, from the coding sequence ATGCTGCATGCGGTTGATGATATAAAAACCGTAGGCATAGTAGGGGCAGGAACTATGGGGTTAGGCATTGCGCAAGTTTGTGCTGCAGCCGGCTTCAAAACTGCTTTGTTTGATATTAATGAGGAGGCGCTTAAAGATGCTGAAAAAAGTATCATAAGCAACTTCAATAAAGGAATAGAAAAAGGAAAGGTTACTGAAAGTCAAAAGGAAGAGGCTTTAAGTAACCTTTCTTTTATTACAGAAATAAATGATCTGAGGGCAGATCTTATTATTGAGGCGGTTTTGGAGAAGTTGGAGGTGAAACAAAAGCTTTTTCAGCAGCTTGAAGATATCAATAGTACCAACACTATTCTAGCCACTAATACATCTTCTATTCCTATTACTAAAATTGCTTCAACTCTGGCTCATCCAGAGCGGGTAGTGGGAGTTCATTTCTTCAACCCGGCCCATATTATGAAGTTGGTAGAAGTAATAGCGGGTAGCAGTACTGAGCCTCATGTGCTAGACGTTACTAAGGCATTCGTTGAGAGACTAGATAAGACGCCTGTATTAGCTAAAGATTCTCCTGGGTTTATAGTGAATAGGGTGGCTCGACATTTTTACGTAGAGAGCCTTAAAATCATCGAAGAAGGGGTGTCTGATGTAGAAGGTGTTGACAGGCTTATGGAGGCTTCAGGCTTTCGTATGGGGCCTTTCAGGTTGATGGATTTAATTGGTGTTGATACTAACTTTTCTGTTACTCAATCTATGTATGAAGCATTTTACTATAATGCTAAATTCAGGCCGAATAGGATACAGGAGCAAAAGGTAAATGCAGGACATAACGGCCGTAAATCAGGCAAAGGTTTTTATAATTATGAATAG